A region of Plantactinospora sp. BC1 DNA encodes the following proteins:
- a CDS encoding ParB/RepB/Spo0J family partition protein → MEQNGRKIVDLAQRIGAVPDALRTDLVRIEELRSADSPRLSGLNMEHSRMLAEIDATLPPILVSRRTMRVIDGMHRLHAAMLRGEEYIEVEFFDGSEREEFVAAVRANTAHGLPLSLAERQAAAARIICSHPEWSDRAVGKATGLAPGTVASVRHRAGAATVSARVGRDGRTRPVSSASGRVLASEIIAARPEASLREIAREAGISLATARDVRARVRRGDDPVPPRERRNNHLIDATRRPQPVPAREPSREPTNMHPQSAPESSRAAILQGLMNDPSLRFTESGRNILRWLNLRAGGTEGWEEVAADVPPHSIYVLADLGRQCAAEWSGLADQLEQRVRRMA, encoded by the coding sequence GTGGAGCAGAACGGCAGGAAGATCGTCGATCTTGCCCAGCGTATCGGGGCGGTGCCAGATGCCCTGCGTACCGATCTGGTCCGCATCGAGGAACTGAGGTCGGCGGACTCGCCCCGGCTGTCCGGCCTCAACATGGAGCACAGCCGGATGCTGGCGGAGATCGACGCGACACTGCCGCCGATCCTGGTCAGCCGCCGGACGATGCGGGTCATCGACGGGATGCACCGCCTGCACGCGGCGATGCTGCGCGGCGAGGAGTACATCGAGGTCGAGTTCTTCGACGGCAGCGAGCGGGAGGAGTTCGTCGCCGCCGTCCGCGCCAACACCGCGCACGGGCTGCCGCTCTCGCTGGCCGAACGGCAGGCGGCGGCCGCCCGGATCATCTGCTCGCACCCCGAGTGGTCGGACCGCGCGGTCGGCAAGGCCACCGGCCTCGCACCCGGCACCGTCGCCAGCGTCCGGCACCGGGCCGGCGCCGCCACGGTCTCCGCCCGGGTCGGCCGGGACGGCCGCACCAGGCCGGTGAGCAGCGCCTCCGGGCGCGTCCTGGCCAGCGAAATCATCGCCGCGCGGCCCGAGGCGTCGCTCCGGGAGATCGCCCGGGAGGCCGGCATCTCCCTGGCGACGGCCCGGGACGTGCGCGCCCGGGTGCGCCGTGGCGACGATCCGGTACCCCCTCGCGAGCGCCGCAACAACCACCTGATCGACGCGACCCGGCGCCCCCAGCCGGTCCCCGCCCGGGAGCCCTCCCGCGAGCCGACGAACATGCACCCGCAGTCCGCGCCGGAGTCCAGCCGGGCCGCCATCCTCCAGGGGCTGATGAACGACCCGTCGCTGCGCTTCACCGAGTCCGGCCGGAACATCCTGCGCTGGCTCAACCTGCGCGCCGGTGGCACCGAGGGCTGGGAGGAGGTCGCCGCCGACGTGCCCCCGCACAGCATCTACGTGCTGGCTGACCTGGGCCGTCAGTGCGCCGCCGAGTGGAGCGGCCTGGCCGACCAGCTCGAGCAGCGGGTCCGCCGGATGGCCTGA
- a CDS encoding condensation domain-containing protein, giving the protein MSSGAPTPLALAPSQETVWEFTKYFAPDDPGQAKFNVVQTVELDVDLDSEVLAAALADVAARHDSLRTRFLSTGCDPWIRVDPAVEPPLRVVDLRGLAGDEQERDLAELAFSERYRDFDLLAGPLWQVTLVRLAADRNILLVCMFHVIADGWSISVFLDDLDAAYRTRSGLRPPQPPPVIGFQEVAERQRRLRDRTNGRAAYWRAALTPLPGPLPFPVEHRSTDLQGEGQYRFSLPPEVADAVRTVATTARTTPFTVLLAAYHLVLAGRTGQRRLVLGSTTLGRDTPDSTGVIGQFTTNIYLPLSADPGRSFLEHVATAHRANVDALRHAASFTEIADAVNPTFRQQRPWPFIHLFDAWFQSAVPARGTVPEEGERATAAPPDGGAESVRPEWSPTAPPERIPLWIRRGAPGVVIDADRRGGVLLYNPSFFRQEMVAELVGQYQSAVATLAVAPTRPVGPTGLL; this is encoded by the coding sequence ATGAGTTCCGGCGCTCCCACCCCGCTGGCCCTGGCACCGAGCCAGGAGACGGTGTGGGAGTTCACCAAGTACTTCGCGCCGGACGACCCCGGGCAGGCGAAGTTCAACGTCGTACAGACCGTCGAACTCGACGTCGACCTGGACAGCGAGGTGCTCGCCGCCGCACTGGCCGACGTGGCGGCGCGACACGACTCGCTGCGTACCCGCTTCCTCAGCACCGGCTGCGACCCGTGGATCCGGGTCGACCCGGCCGTCGAGCCGCCGCTGCGGGTCGTCGACCTGCGCGGCCTGGCCGGAGACGAGCAGGAGCGCGACCTCGCCGAACTCGCCTTCTCCGAGCGGTACCGGGACTTCGACCTCCTCGCCGGACCGCTCTGGCAGGTCACCCTGGTCCGCCTCGCGGCCGACCGGAACATCCTGCTCGTCTGCATGTTCCACGTGATCGCGGACGGCTGGTCGATAAGCGTGTTCCTGGACGACCTGGACGCGGCGTACCGGACGAGGAGCGGCCTGCGACCGCCGCAGCCGCCACCCGTGATCGGCTTCCAGGAGGTGGCCGAACGGCAGCGCCGGCTGCGCGACCGGACGAACGGACGGGCCGCGTACTGGCGGGCGGCGCTGACCCCGCTGCCCGGGCCGCTGCCGTTCCCGGTCGAGCACCGGAGCACCGACCTACAGGGCGAGGGACAGTACCGGTTCAGCCTCCCGCCGGAGGTGGCCGACGCGGTACGGACCGTCGCCACCACCGCCCGCACCACGCCGTTCACGGTGCTGCTCGCGGCGTACCATCTGGTGCTCGCCGGTCGGACCGGTCAGCGGCGCCTGGTCCTCGGCAGCACCACCCTCGGCCGGGACACGCCCGACAGCACCGGCGTGATCGGCCAGTTCACCACCAACATCTACCTGCCGCTCTCGGCCGATCCGGGCCGCTCGTTCCTGGAACACGTGGCCACGGCGCACCGGGCCAACGTGGACGCGCTGCGGCACGCCGCCTCGTTCACCGAGATCGCCGACGCGGTCAACCCGACCTTCCGGCAGCAGCGGCCCTGGCCGTTCATCCATCTCTTCGACGCGTGGTTCCAGTCGGCCGTACCGGCGCGGGGGACGGTCCCGGAGGAGGGGGAGCGGGCGACCGCCGCACCCCCGGACGGCGGCGCGGAGAGCGTCCGGCCCGAGTGGTCGCCGACCGCACCACCCGAACGAATTCCACTGTGGATTCGCCGGGGCGCTCCCGGCGTCGTGATCGACGCCGACCGCCGGGGCGGGGTGCTGCTCTACAACCCCAGCTTCTTCCGCCAGGAGATGGTCGCCGAGCTGGTCGGCCAGTACCAGAGCGCCGTGGCGACGCTCGCCGTGGCGCCCACCCGCCCGGTCGGCCCGACCGGCCTGCTCTAG
- a CDS encoding glycosyltransferase family 2 protein: protein MSGELPPPAADPPGISVVVPVRGRVAELADLLESLAVAAARCPAPVEVVVVDDSCAEDAARHRANCERAGARYVTGPRHVGAKRNLGVALARHDLVLFTDSDCQLAPDVLQRHVSRLHSAPRHVAGVAGPTRVRDSDTAVFRVARRSPYLNTAFDRPIRYTRVTWATTSNLALRKSAFQQVGGFAEDTLTVVAGEDVDLGLRLSAAGYVIECDPKAEVIHHPGNSESLRAVCQRLYTYGRSGQWLSQVHPGRRRAKTNAVSAVGVAAAAGVAAARVTRGRSLLAAPLVAAALLARDAYRRYRPGDGPHPVRDAVACALLDWSNDAGKAVAAIQLGRPDYLFGEFEWVDEPTRRAATNADPSSPDGPADGQPR from the coding sequence GTGAGCGGCGAGTTGCCACCACCGGCGGCCGATCCACCAGGCATTTCGGTCGTGGTCCCGGTACGCGGGCGGGTGGCCGAACTCGCCGACCTCCTGGAGAGCCTCGCCGTGGCGGCGGCCCGCTGCCCGGCGCCGGTGGAGGTGGTCGTCGTCGACGACTCCTGCGCCGAGGACGCCGCCCGGCACCGGGCCAACTGCGAGCGCGCCGGCGCCCGGTACGTGACCGGTCCCCGGCACGTCGGCGCGAAACGCAACCTCGGGGTCGCGCTGGCCCGCCACGACCTCGTGCTCTTCACCGACTCCGACTGCCAACTCGCGCCCGACGTGTTGCAGCGGCACGTGTCGCGGCTGCACAGCGCGCCACGGCACGTCGCGGGCGTGGCCGGCCCGACCCGGGTCCGGGACAGCGACACCGCGGTCTTCCGCGTGGCACGCCGCTCGCCGTACCTGAACACCGCCTTCGACCGGCCGATCAGGTACACCCGGGTCACCTGGGCCACCACCTCCAACCTGGCGCTGCGCAAGTCGGCCTTCCAGCAGGTCGGCGGCTTCGCCGAGGACACCCTGACCGTGGTCGCCGGCGAGGACGTCGACCTCGGGCTGCGACTGAGCGCGGCCGGCTACGTCATCGAGTGCGACCCCAAGGCAGAGGTGATCCACCACCCGGGCAACAGCGAGTCGCTCCGCGCGGTGTGCCAGCGGCTCTACACGTACGGCCGGTCGGGACAGTGGCTCTCCCAGGTGCACCCGGGCCGGCGCCGCGCCAAGACGAACGCCGTCAGCGCCGTCGGCGTGGCCGCGGCGGCCGGTGTCGCCGCCGCCCGGGTCACCCGGGGGCGCAGCCTGCTGGCCGCCCCACTCGTCGCCGCCGCGTTGCTGGCCCGGGACGCCTACCGCCGGTACCGGCCGGGCGACGGACCCCACCCGGTCCGCGACGCGGTGGCCTGCGCGCTGCTGGACTGGTCGAACGATGCCGGCAAGGCCGTCGCCGCCATCCAGCTCGGCCGGCCGGACTACCTGTTCGGCGAGTTCGAGTGGGTCGACGAGCCGACCCGCCGGGCGGCGACCAACGCCGATCCGTCGAGCCCCGACGGCCCGGCGGACGGGCAACCGCGATGA